ttagacagcagttatttttagacacaattttaaaacccgtataagggctcaattagacgattcgagaactcgtatgcgagtttcattacattgcggggtTTGATcgatcggttgaattggacgtaaccaacagtccgcaatgtaactaaaatcgcatgcgagttcgcgcgccgtctaaatcagcctttaactataaagagtaggtaatttgattgtgatgtcacatgctagtgtttcatacacTTCATACAAATTCCaaagtagcaaaatcgttttgacagttcgaaaaaagaaactgatttgcctagtagtcaaataccctattctagGGGTGTATGTAGTTTTaacatacacacattatcttgatttttagggttccgtacccaaagggtaaaaacgggtccctattactaagactccgctgtccgtctgtcaccaggctgtatctcatgaaccgtgatagctagacagttgaaattttcacagatgatgtatttctgttgccgctataacaacaaatctcATTATCTTTGTCCCATTTTCGTACATTTACGCCGCGGTCACATTAGAATATACGGTAGGTACGTGGCgcaatgaaaaaaatatgaaaagtcaaATAAgtgataagtataaaatataagttaGCTATCAGTTTGGTGAACGAAATACACATATTACGAGGTCAGTCTTAGTTTTCATTCGAAGCCGACACTAATCTAACCTGAAGCAGGTAACCTCATCCTACCCGCTAGGACAGGGACTGCACTTCACACAGCTGGCCGGAGAGCAGGCGTGCGCACACACGTCTGTCGGGAGCTGGACACGCAGAGCCACGTGTCTCCAGGTCCAGAGTATAAACTGGCTAAGTATGGAACTGACTGATTCAAGCGTGATATAAAGGCTGCATTCGGGGAATCGGCCTGAATGTGAACGCagcggggtcccgttgtttccaataaagttttaagtcataacataatttgtcatattatcattagtcataaaactgaaaccgttaacatttcaggattttcgttaggttatcctgtAGATAGGTtgggttaggtttgttttatggcaatcctgaaaagtgacgcgtttccgAACCAAATGCATtacgactaacgaaaattcgggcaaataatatattatggcttaaaactatttgggaaacaatagagaccccttgTGACTGGTAGACAGGTCACGGAGACAGACTGCCATGAACTATTTGTACCGGCCCAGGAGCAGGGTCGGGCTAGCTCGGCTGTGTACGTATCATCCTTATATCTTACACCGATAAtagtgaaatgaaatgacaaaaCGAGTTGGCCTATTTCGTCATTTGACTAAGCATCACTAGGTACTAAACAAAAAACCAACTCAGGAAGTGAAAATAAGTTGATTTAGGGATTTGACAAATTTCCCTATTTCCTAAGAATACAAACaccttttttcattttatcttACTTActtctagtaggtaggtactatataaatataatttaaaaaaaattaatgtgtTAAATTAGTTAAACGGTAAtctttattttcaaaacataataaataacacttaaatcaaaaacttataaatagaaaatttggccaagtcgtagtcgctcggtagggtgcccagaaggctggccgcattgccccgctggatggcaatgctgatccgctgggcaaaatattggccagccctctggtcaccagaaggccaaaagcctctataaggcgctttgacagctcctcatagaggctacGCTCGCTAGGTCaccatatttataatattaacaaCAAATTGATCACAGTATAGAAGACTATTATTTGTTATCGAAACAGTAATTATATGTACACTCTGTCTTGACCCATGGCAACGCAAAGCATGTTTCGCTACTAACAACTCCATCGGGTACCTCCGGAGGTTCCACTTTAACCAAGCATGGTCCTGTGCCTTTTGATGCTTCTACACCCGTCTCTTTATTAGAATCATATGGTTCTTCTTTTACAATGATTAAACTATTGTTCATTTTCTCATTCATATTATCAGAATCTACACAAATTATTATTGTCCTCTGGTTCTTTGGGCGTTGCACTTCTGACACAAAATGAATCTCTGTGGGTTCAATATTGAATTCATACCAATTCTCTTGTTCTTTCTTGACTCCATCTGTGTTTGTTTTGTCAAACGTACATTTATCAAGCATATTTGTCTGTCCATGTCCATTGTTTACGCTTAACTCATCGCTCTCATCAGTTTCAATTTTCACTTCTTGATCAGATCTTTTTATATCGTCAGGCTCTTGTTTTACAGCGTCATCTGTCCAGTTGATTTCTAAATCATCAATCGACTCCCTTTCACCGTCCgctttataaaatatttccttCGCATTTACATGTTCTTCTACTTTAGTATCCTCAGGCTCTGTAATTTCTTGTCTTTCtatatcttttgttatttcgtTTACTTTTGCCTTCTTCGTATAGGTCTTAACTGGACAAGAATGCGTTCGCATGTGTGAAGCCAGAAGAAAATCGTGCTCAAATTCTGCTTTACATACGCTGCACTTGTTTTCTAATCCATGAGTATGTTTAGATAGATCATCCATATTTGGGTAAGCCTCCCCACATTCGTAGCACAGAAAAGAAGTAAACCTCTGATTGCACTTAGGACAGTGTGCATAAAAGGCGACATAGCTTTCTCGATAAACCGTCAATGTAtctttgttattaaaatgttcTTCACAAGCGAAGCATGTGAACTTGGGTTTGTAATGATACTTCCTAAAATGAGTGATGTATGTACTGTATGAGTTTGAGTATAATTTGTTACAAATTTTACAGAACATACACTTGTGGTCCTGCAGCTGTTCTTTAGTACTGTACTCTATCTTGCAGTCGTTGCACGTGTGCTGATGCTTTAGCTGGTTGTGACTTTTTAAGTCTTCCTTTGTTGGGAACTGTACATTACATGTGCAGCATTTAAATTTCCTTTGATATTGTCGCAGGTTCtgtattttcttttttctttgcgGTGTTGCTGCTGCCATAAGTTTCTTCTGTGTTGCTACGTGTTGTGCATGTTTGTTGTATGTTAGTGTGTGTTGTCGTTTGCCATGTTGTGTTGTGTGTGGTGTGACTTCCGGCTGCAGATGGACAGGGGCGTACCTGATTCGCGTACTTGATCGTATTGcatctgtaataaataaaaccgtGGTGTTAGTCTTGGGGTTTTCCTGGAGAAGAAAATGTTATGTTGgagcaggcactagtttttagggtatgtataattgtatatcatAAAATAAGTCAATTTTAAGCCTAGCAGTTCTAAGGATTCTTATAACTAAGGTTGTCAAATGCATATTGTTAACCCTTTGCCTGTGAACACATACAATTAGTTCATTTGAAAAAGcccattaataaataaataaaacatactggacATATTTAAATCCCTACTatgcctgttgttacctagcttttaactgtatttcattttctgtgatttttttgttgtttgttacctcttcacactttaactgctgaaccaatttagacaAAATTTCTTGATAAGCTTACACAgattgggtgctagtactagcgtgTGACAAAGACAGtgtgattctctctatgtttgaagaGACAGTCCCTGGCCAAGTGGCCAAtttataaaggcttcgtcacacaggcgcgttttccgggcggggcgtgagcgttttatatgtaaaagcggcgcgcgcCGCTCACGCCGggccggaaaacgcgcctgacTAAGCCTTAACGCTGTATGGATTTAGTACTGGTGCAAGCTTACTATTAACAGCCGAAGCAACTTCGGGGAGTTTCGTCCGCAGGAATTCAGGAGGCAGGATTAACCCGCCCAGCACCCGAGGGGCCGAGCCAGTCGTAGCCAAGTCGGAAGCCTCTGCAGCCGTGTCATCTACAACCTTCATGGACTCTTCAGCCGATACTATGTTTACGGATTGAGACATTACTAGCTCCAACACAAAACTGGTTTTCTCTATTTAtatggaaaataatgaatacttgTATTACTCGTTCTAAGTAAACATTTGTTTTAAATGAGAGCCACGAAAGGTTATTAAATTCATCCCTAGACATAGACAAGATAAACTTTATGTCAatattgtcaatgtcaaaagaaAAACGTTCGGAAATACGCTATAGATGACAATAATTGagaaaatatagtttgtcaatggactgtctcatttcaaacatagagagaatcatactgtatttgtcttacgctagtactagcacccaaaagaaagggatgagtaAAATTTTCATGGTTCTTATtttctgacaaattggtttgaccaactatagttttgACGTTTGCGTGTGCCAATGACATGAATGAATGACATTGACATATGAGCATTCTGCCTGCTTGTCGCGGCGCTGACTAGTTttgtaaaattgttttttttggtGGAATCTCCGTGTTGCTGTTGTGTAGTGTGGTGTGTGGTAGTCATAATCGTAGTTCAGTTTACTGGAAACATGTAATTAGCTGTAAATATGGGAGATAAGGATTCTCCTGTTACCCGGACGCAGCCTCCATCTTGTTAAAACAAACACAACCTTGATATTTGGCAGAATCATCAACACCTTGATCGTGCCATAACATGCAATATTAGCCGAATCCACACAGAACGAGCATACACGcgaggcaatttcctcgcgCACAAAACGGCCAGTGTAGACATGCCTCGCGCGCGCCGCCTCGGCCGAGGCACGTCTATTGGCAATTGCCTCGCGCGTATGCTCGCTGTGTAGACCCGGCTATTGAATTGGATACCACATAAGTATAAACCAGCGTTCTATCTCTCAATGTTTACTAAATTTATATTGCTATGCAATCCAACTCGGCCATTGAGTATCCATaatgaaaaatacatataaaagatATTTGTGTGTATTAATGTGTATTGTTTGCGTGTTTACGAATAATaaagtattctattctattttatttgaatttcgaatagtGATGGAAGAAGTGCGTGTGAAGGAAGAGTTCCCGGACATGGAGGCTGCGGGCCTAAAGCAGGAGCCCCCAGAGGAAGCGGAGGCAGTGAATGGAGTGCTACCGAGTGACCTGGTGTTTACAGAACATGGTGAGTACCTGTAAAAAGCTGTAGACTTAAATCGTCAGCattattttccttattttgtGGCCAAACAATTGCATGAcaaaaaaaatcgataaatttgttattaaaattaaaacctctGCTAAAGGGTAAGGAAAATAAGTTTCGATTTGTAGTTTGATTTGCATTCTTGATAGTTCTGAGCGATGCCCAGTCTTACTAAGATGACATATAGTTGAGAAAGTGGGACTGGTTGCACTGTGGCGGAGTGctctctctctttagcccttttctacccttcggatgtagg
Above is a window of Cydia amplana chromosome 26, ilCydAmpl1.1, whole genome shotgun sequence DNA encoding:
- the LOC134660184 gene encoding zinc finger protein 518A-like; the protein is MKVVDDTAAEASDLATTGSAPRVLGGLILPPEFLRTKLPEVASAVNNAIRSSTRIRYAPVHLQPEVTPHTTQHGKRQHTLTYNKHAQHVATQKKLMAAATPQRKKKIQNLRQYQRKFKCCTCNVQFPTKEDLKSHNQLKHQHTCNDCKIEYSTKEQLQDHKCMFCKICNKLYSNSYSTYITHFRKYHYKPKFTCFACEEHFNNKDTLTVYRESYVAFYAHCPKCNQRFTSFLCYECGEAYPNMDDLSKHTHGLENKCSVCKAEFEHDFLLASHMRTHSCPVKTYTKKAKVNEITKDIERQEITEPEDTKVEEHVNAKEIFYKADGERESIDDLEINWTDDAVKQEPDDIKRSDQEVKIETDESDELSVNNGHGQTNMLDKCTFDKTNTDGVKKEQENWYEFNIEPTEIHFVSEVQRPKNQRTIIICVDSDNMNEKMNNSLIIVKEEPYDSNKETGVEASKGTGPCLVKVEPPEVPDGVVSSETCFALPWVKTECTYNYCFDNK